Proteins encoded together in one Chitinophaga varians window:
- a CDS encoding DUF4397 domain-containing protein, translated as MKHVRTQSGISLTGISCALLVAATFMSCKKNNDSAPQPSAKKSAGIQIVHTAPKVGDLTVEIDGKKLPEKLPFLNPSKGYITVAFQNESSLKVTQDGNKVIVDTKFRFNDKGAYSLFLYDTLNTNKVRAVLLNDNLADPGKGKTSLRFLHLSPNTAAVDIDVFKGSDSIRLVNNAAYISDKPDVAVLSPFKAIASGDYRVKVKTKAGTTITTVLDIPSVKLVEGKVVTLYLSGLTKASGALGVGLQLWQHR; from the coding sequence ATGAAACACGTAAGAACTCAATCAGGGATATCTCTGACAGGTATCTCCTGTGCACTGTTGGTAGCAGCCACCTTTATGTCCTGCAAAAAGAACAATGACTCCGCCCCGCAACCTTCTGCGAAAAAAAGTGCCGGCATACAGATCGTGCACACTGCCCCTAAAGTTGGTGACCTGACGGTGGAAATAGATGGGAAAAAATTGCCGGAAAAATTGCCATTCCTCAATCCTTCCAAAGGTTACATAACCGTGGCTTTTCAAAACGAAAGCAGCCTGAAAGTGACGCAGGATGGCAACAAGGTGATTGTAGACACCAAATTCCGGTTCAACGACAAAGGCGCCTACTCACTGTTTCTGTATGATACCTTAAATACTAATAAAGTGAGGGCCGTGTTGCTGAACGATAATCTTGCTGATCCCGGAAAAGGGAAGACCAGCCTGCGCTTCCTGCACTTGTCACCGAATACTGCCGCAGTGGATATTGATGTTTTCAAAGGCAGTGACAGTATCCGGCTGGTGAACAATGCAGCCTATATCAGCGATAAACCGGATGTGGCGGTGTTGTCTCCCTTTAAGGCCATCGCTTCCGGCGATTACCGGGTGAAAGTAAAAACAAAAGCCGGTACAACTATTACAACCGTCCTTGATATACCGTCTGTAAAACTGGTGGAAGGAAAAGTGGTGACGCTTTATCTCAGCGGACTCACCAAAGCTTCCGGGGCCTTAGGGGTCGGCCTCCAGTTATGGCAGCACAGATAA
- a CDS encoding SusC/RagA family TonB-linked outer membrane protein, producing MKLIAIFMFVCCLHISARSFSQKITFTGSKIKLETVLEEVRKQTGFVALYDDEVLKSALPVTIAANNQPLETFLKDVFRDQPLVFIIKNTSIIISRKSLSTATVLVVPPVKGIVRSAEGTPLPGVSVRVAGANNGTITDANGRFTIAVKENDLLNITYLGFRPVTVAVTASGTLALVGAEKKVTDAAVLNTADGAVILLEADPTELETVTVNTGYQQISKERSAGSFSNPDMGVAQDRSTSMNILQRIEGLVPGLVINNSPNAVADGTTFQVRGLSTINADKNPLYVVDGMPLNDVSSVNPQDVESISVLKDATAASIWGARASNGVIVITTKKGYANERLSVNYDGFVSFRGKPDISYFPVLNSAQYIQASKETFDPVNRPYGMATTYDPGNDNPTGLSPDRQILYDMYRGILTAAQGNAKLDSLSHISNLRQIKDSWYRPARLTNHTLSVAGGSGKYSFYGSVAYTGTTDYTPGNSNNAYKVNTRQDFKFNKYLKVFLLTDITNTVTSSNRAVSPDARFLPYQLFRDGNGKSIDMPYMGYLSEEARASMEAAGKINLNYNPIEDINTGVTKSNGSLARINSGMTINLFKDLRFEGMYGYVKGNVRTTAYDDNTNYRQRVQTVNFTEVTPTGSIPMYHLPVAGGQYQVTNSNQDNWVVRNQLIYDHSWMKSRHQLTAMAGQEAQEQKSIYNTNRQYGYDQRLQTYSLVNYRQLTTIGVPGPVMPSSMNGSFLNADSIFTEKEVLSRFTSWYVNAAYTYNRRYSLNASWRKDQSNLFGRNKAAQSKPVWSIGGKWDICNEPFFEAVRGVNNLALRVTYGITGISPVPGSAASFDVLTALNSGNAPGGKAMYVSAPANPNLTWESTKTVNIGIDFAFWGDRLTGSVDVYRKKTTNLLGSVPVNPLTGFTTIFGNAGDITNKGIELTLSTGNILTKDFKWITMLTMSYNRNKIDKLAQQFPYTTGTQMVHDANYIEGRPAFALWAYDFAGLDPMGDPLVKLHDKSTTKDPVGVKAGDVVYMGVYQQPWSGGFSNLFSYKSFSLNVNITYNIGNKMFRDVNRTYTGYGFIQTLNFTAGNLHADFANRWKQPGDEAHTNIPSFVSTQENYARRNTDYYVYGNINVVDASYAKVRDITLSYALPATTIKRIRAEQLTLRLQVSNLMLWKANHDGIDPEFHDARYGYRAAMPVNQGAVTLGAHLTL from the coding sequence ATGAAACTGATCGCGATTTTTATGTTTGTCTGCTGCCTGCACATTTCTGCCAGGAGTTTCTCCCAGAAAATAACGTTCACCGGAAGCAAAATAAAACTTGAAACGGTGCTGGAAGAAGTAAGAAAACAAACCGGCTTTGTGGCTTTGTACGATGATGAGGTGCTGAAAAGCGCGCTTCCCGTTACCATCGCCGCCAATAACCAACCATTGGAAACATTCCTGAAGGATGTATTCAGGGACCAGCCGCTGGTGTTCATCATTAAAAACACGTCCATTATTATCAGCCGGAAATCCTTATCCACAGCGACTGTACTGGTTGTGCCCCCGGTAAAGGGAATTGTGCGCAGTGCTGAAGGCACGCCACTGCCGGGAGTATCTGTCAGAGTGGCCGGGGCCAACAATGGCACCATTACGGATGCTAATGGCAGGTTCACCATCGCCGTAAAGGAAAATGATTTATTGAACATCACCTATCTGGGATTTCGTCCTGTTACAGTGGCGGTAACCGCCTCTGGCACACTCGCGCTGGTGGGGGCTGAGAAAAAAGTGACGGATGCAGCCGTCCTCAACACAGCAGATGGCGCTGTTATTCTGCTGGAAGCAGATCCTACGGAACTGGAGACTGTTACTGTCAATACCGGCTACCAGCAGATATCAAAGGAACGCAGCGCCGGCTCTTTTTCCAATCCTGATATGGGGGTGGCCCAGGACCGCAGCACCAGCATGAATATCCTGCAACGGATAGAAGGTCTCGTACCGGGACTGGTGATCAATAATTCGCCTAACGCCGTGGCCGACGGGACTACCTTCCAGGTGCGCGGTCTCAGTACGATCAATGCGGATAAAAATCCGTTGTACGTGGTAGATGGCATGCCGCTCAATGATGTGTCTTCTGTTAATCCGCAGGACGTGGAAAGCATCAGTGTCTTAAAAGATGCTACTGCCGCTTCTATCTGGGGCGCCCGTGCTTCCAATGGTGTTATCGTGATCACCACAAAAAAAGGATATGCCAATGAACGCCTTAGTGTAAACTACGACGGGTTTGTCAGCTTCAGAGGCAAGCCGGACATCAGTTATTTCCCTGTGCTGAACAGCGCGCAATATATCCAGGCATCGAAAGAAACCTTTGATCCGGTTAACCGGCCCTATGGCATGGCCACCACCTATGACCCGGGAAATGATAATCCTACCGGGCTATCGCCCGACAGGCAAATATTGTACGATATGTACAGAGGAATATTGACAGCCGCACAAGGTAACGCTAAACTGGACAGTCTGTCCCATATCAGTAACCTGCGGCAGATAAAAGACAGCTGGTACCGCCCTGCAAGGCTGACGAACCATACGCTGTCTGTTGCCGGCGGCTCCGGCAAATACTCTTTTTATGGATCTGTGGCATATACCGGTACCACCGATTATACGCCGGGCAATTCCAACAATGCGTATAAAGTAAATACCCGTCAGGACTTTAAGTTCAATAAATACCTGAAAGTTTTTTTGCTGACAGATATCACTAACACGGTGACATCTTCCAACCGTGCTGTTTCGCCTGATGCCCGCTTCCTGCCTTACCAGCTGTTCAGGGACGGTAATGGCAAAAGCATCGATATGCCCTATATGGGCTATCTGAGCGAAGAGGCCAGAGCAAGTATGGAAGCCGCCGGTAAAATCAACCTGAATTATAATCCTATAGAAGATATCAATACCGGCGTCACAAAAAGTAATGGCTCGCTTGCCCGCATCAATAGCGGCATGACGATCAACCTCTTCAAAGACCTGCGGTTTGAAGGAATGTATGGCTACGTAAAAGGCAATGTCCGGACAACCGCTTACGATGATAATACCAACTACCGACAGCGGGTACAGACCGTGAATTTTACGGAAGTGACGCCCACCGGTAGTATCCCGATGTACCATCTGCCCGTCGCCGGCGGACAATACCAGGTCACGAATTCAAACCAGGACAACTGGGTGGTCAGGAATCAGCTTATATATGATCATAGCTGGATGAAAAGCAGGCATCAGCTGACGGCCATGGCAGGACAGGAAGCACAGGAACAAAAAAGTATTTATAATACGAACCGCCAATACGGCTACGATCAACGATTGCAGACCTATTCGCTGGTCAACTACCGGCAGTTGACCACCATTGGGGTGCCAGGCCCCGTCATGCCGTCTTCCATGAACGGCTCTTTTTTAAACGCGGATTCGATTTTTACGGAGAAAGAAGTATTGTCCCGTTTTACCTCCTGGTACGTCAATGCTGCTTATACCTATAACCGGCGGTATTCACTCAATGCCTCGTGGCGTAAAGACCAGAGCAACTTGTTTGGCAGGAACAAAGCAGCACAGAGCAAGCCTGTATGGAGCATAGGCGGTAAATGGGATATCTGTAATGAACCATTTTTTGAAGCTGTCAGAGGTGTGAATAACCTGGCGCTAAGAGTGACTTATGGTATCACCGGCATTTCACCCGTCCCGGGCAGCGCCGCTTCTTTTGATGTGCTGACAGCCCTTAATTCGGGGAATGCGCCTGGCGGTAAAGCCATGTATGTTTCCGCGCCGGCTAATCCCAATCTGACCTGGGAAAGCACTAAGACCGTCAATATCGGTATTGACTTCGCATTTTGGGGAGACCGGCTTACCGGTTCCGTTGACGTATACCGGAAAAAAACGACCAACCTGCTGGGAAGTGTGCCAGTCAACCCTCTTACAGGCTTTACCACCATATTCGGTAATGCCGGCGATATTACCAATAAAGGCATTGAACTCACCCTTTCGACGGGTAACATCCTGACAAAGGATTTTAAGTGGATCACGATGCTGACCATGTCCTATAACAGGAATAAGATAGATAAACTGGCGCAGCAATTCCCTTACACCACCGGTACGCAGATGGTCCACGATGCGAATTATATCGAAGGACGCCCTGCCTTTGCGCTATGGGCTTATGATTTTGCAGGACTGGACCCAATGGGCGACCCCTTGGTGAAGCTGCATGATAAAAGCACCACTAAAGATCCTGTTGGCGTAAAAGCAGGAGATGTGGTATATATGGGAGTTTATCAGCAACCCTGGAGCGGAGGGTTCTCTAACCTGTTCAGCTATAAATCATTCTCACTGAATGTTAATATCACCTACAACATTGGCAACAAAATGTTCCGCGATGTAAACCGTACTTATACCGGTTATGGTTTTATTCAAACCCTGAATTTCACTGCAGGCAACTTGCATGCAGATTTTGCCAATCGCTGGAAGCAGCCGGGAGATGAGGCACATACCAATATACCTTCTTTTGTCAGTACCCAGGAGAACTATGCCCGCCGTAATACCGACTATTATGTATATGGTAATATCAACGTGGTGGATGCCTCTTATGCTAAGGTCCGCGATATCACGTTATCGTACGCACTGCCTGCAACCACAATAAAAAGGATCCGTGCGGAGCAATTGACGCTTCGGCTACAGGTGTCCAACCTGATGCTGTGGAAAGCGAACCATGATGGCATCGATCCTGAATTCCATGATGCCAGGTACGGCTACCGTGCTGCTATGCCGGTGAACCAGGGTGCTGTCACTTTAGGTGCTCATTTAACACTGTAA
- a CDS encoding TonB-dependent receptor, protein MIKGVSAPLRFRKTGLQLLLLILIILAGNITVTAQTGLLGRKFTCHETHGTIPFLLERVSAYSGTVIEYAGGYLDGNGEMRLAAGVTTLDAVLHILLDGKYVKIEERNGKVMLVPSAMALTSDSATNEYTLFGYIMEENSLEPIPYAMIKDQESGRVCQSNRFGYYSLPVKSGLHHIKVIHAGYPPVTSAVTVGSTIRRNLMMRAAVLPEVKVTPGCMLQKDGGSSVEKYLASAYTNFLGESDPVRSLYLLPGNIESQETTGKLMVRGGDPEQSAFLLDGNQVFNPTHLLGELSIVSEGALKSIRQFKNDFPGRFDDALSSVTEVNTKDGSMDTWSGQVNAGLLATAMAVDGPLIKNRTAVLASVRKSWSDPLLRMLDSNYRLRFYDIHFKITHLLDSNNKIMLSGYMGKDRLELIQNEYQNLQVWGNRLATLNWNHVIGARSFVNTTLNVSNYHNLAGMQLILYDDSTGEEKETKAYNNYASVERYEARTQFEMNASANLQFRFGGKFLHTVIHPFGTNVTPNLGEVPEGTKPMKPLPFTEYSLYYENEFKPGRRFLLRPGLLFSGYRYRTFHYNTLQPRLFAAYRIGKNQQLTFSYARMGQYLHQVTSPFLGINSVLWVPSTAVLRPSESDMFNLGYSFNDNKGTLLSADVYYRKMNNVTNFAEKGNIFYNEDTWEQDIITGKGWGYGGELLAGKRWQKWQLQLSYTLAWAWRQFDEVNDGEKFPFRFDRRHQLNIAASFRPNKHWDIGAVWYFSTGDWMRRPMGTLPGEEGEPFRYEGESYYDKRNPNYHRLNCNVNYRFVTGTQKHKISVGVYNAYGSNGQYSSDVINTRDNSNVTLSGGRIFDLTYYLSYTLNL, encoded by the coding sequence ATGATAAAAGGGGTGTCCGCTCCGCTACGGTTTCGTAAAACAGGACTGCAACTATTACTACTGATATTGATTATTCTTGCCGGCAATATAACGGTCACTGCGCAGACCGGATTGCTCGGAAGGAAATTTACGTGCCATGAAACCCATGGCACGATTCCTTTTTTATTGGAAAGGGTGAGTGCCTATAGCGGAACAGTGATCGAATATGCCGGCGGATACCTGGATGGAAACGGAGAGATGCGCCTTGCAGCAGGGGTGACAACGCTGGACGCAGTGCTCCATATATTACTCGACGGAAAATATGTGAAGATAGAAGAGCGGAACGGAAAGGTGATGCTGGTGCCTTCTGCCATGGCGCTGACGAGCGACAGCGCAACGAATGAGTACACCCTGTTTGGTTATATCATGGAAGAAAACAGCCTGGAGCCGATACCTTATGCAATGATAAAAGACCAGGAATCAGGACGTGTATGCCAGTCCAACAGGTTCGGGTATTACAGTCTCCCGGTGAAAAGCGGCCTTCATCATATTAAGGTGATACACGCCGGTTATCCGCCTGTAACATCAGCGGTGACTGTTGGCAGTACGATCAGGCGTAATTTGATGATGCGTGCCGCCGTATTGCCGGAAGTAAAGGTAACACCGGGCTGTATGCTGCAAAAGGACGGAGGCTCCAGCGTGGAAAAATATCTTGCTTCTGCCTATACCAATTTTTTGGGAGAGAGCGACCCGGTGAGATCGTTGTATCTGCTGCCGGGAAATATTGAATCGCAGGAAACGACCGGTAAATTGATGGTACGCGGTGGCGACCCGGAGCAAAGTGCTTTCCTGCTGGACGGCAACCAGGTTTTCAATCCCACGCATTTACTAGGGGAATTGTCTATCGTTAGCGAAGGTGCGTTGAAATCAATCCGGCAGTTTAAGAACGATTTTCCCGGCAGATTTGATGACGCGTTGTCTTCTGTAACGGAAGTCAACACGAAAGACGGCAGTATGGATACCTGGAGCGGACAGGTAAACGCCGGCCTGCTGGCAACCGCAATGGCAGTAGACGGGCCGCTGATAAAAAACCGCACTGCCGTGCTGGCCTCTGTCCGGAAAAGCTGGTCAGACCCGTTGCTGAGGATGCTGGACAGTAATTACCGATTGCGGTTTTATGATATCCATTTCAAAATCACGCACCTGCTGGACAGCAACAATAAAATAATGCTCAGTGGCTATATGGGGAAAGACCGCCTGGAGCTGATACAAAATGAATATCAGAATCTGCAGGTATGGGGTAACCGGCTTGCCACCCTCAACTGGAACCATGTGATCGGCGCCCGTTCTTTTGTGAACACCACCCTGAATGTAAGCAACTACCATAACCTGGCCGGTATGCAGCTTATCCTTTATGATGATTCAACAGGGGAGGAAAAAGAAACCAAAGCATATAACAACTATGCGTCAGTAGAGCGTTACGAGGCAAGGACGCAGTTCGAGATGAATGCATCGGCAAATCTGCAGTTCCGCTTTGGCGGCAAGTTTTTACATACCGTCATTCACCCTTTCGGGACAAACGTCACACCCAACCTGGGAGAAGTACCGGAAGGTACCAAGCCCATGAAGCCACTGCCTTTCACAGAATATTCCCTCTATTATGAAAATGAATTTAAACCGGGCAGACGTTTCCTGCTAAGGCCAGGATTGCTTTTCAGCGGCTACCGGTACAGGACATTTCATTACAATACTTTACAGCCGCGGCTGTTTGCGGCTTACCGGATAGGAAAAAATCAGCAGCTGACTTTTTCCTATGCCAGGATGGGGCAGTACCTGCATCAGGTGACAAGTCCCTTCCTGGGCATCAATAGTGTGTTATGGGTGCCCAGTACTGCTGTATTACGGCCTTCGGAAAGTGATATGTTCAACCTGGGGTACAGCTTCAATGATAACAAAGGCACGCTGTTATCAGCGGATGTCTACTACCGGAAAATGAATAACGTCACCAACTTTGCGGAGAAAGGAAATATCTTTTACAACGAAGATACCTGGGAACAGGATATTATCACCGGGAAGGGATGGGGCTATGGCGGTGAGCTGCTGGCCGGAAAGCGATGGCAGAAATGGCAGTTGCAGTTGTCTTATACCCTGGCCTGGGCCTGGCGCCAGTTTGACGAAGTGAATGATGGTGAGAAATTCCCTTTCCGTTTCGACAGGCGCCATCAGCTGAACATCGCGGCCAGCTTCCGCCCCAACAAACACTGGGACATCGGCGCGGTGTGGTACTTCAGCACAGGCGACTGGATGCGGCGGCCCATGGGGACACTGCCAGGAGAGGAAGGGGAACCGTTCCGATATGAAGGCGAGTCTTACTATGATAAACGTAATCCCAATTATCACCGGCTCAACTGTAATGTGAACTATCGTTTTGTTACCGGCACACAGAAACATAAGATTTCAGTGGGTGTTTATAATGCCTATGGCTCCAATGGGCAATACTCTTCAGACGTCATCAATACGCGTGATAACAGCAATGTTACCCTGTCAGGCGGCCGGATATTTGACCTGACCTATTATCTCTCCTATACATTGAATCTGTAA
- a CDS encoding RNA polymerase sigma factor gives MPDISSYNGKEFLNAIAGGDELAYAQLYRHYWNEVYSLALSFLKSPALAEDTIQEVFVKLWLKKENIPEWKDFRAYFMTMVRHEIINTMRQGRRQMLIRDLGPGEDVAAPSPQEALLQHKEAAGLIQTALNGLSAKQREAFLLSRTNGLSHDQIAAHMQLSKKTVANLITLALNHIRDFLNQQGYLTELLLVAVCLFFEK, from the coding sequence TTGCCGGATATTTCTTCATACAACGGGAAGGAATTCCTGAATGCTATTGCGGGCGGCGATGAACTGGCCTATGCGCAACTATACAGGCATTACTGGAATGAGGTGTACTCACTTGCGTTGTCATTCTTAAAGTCTCCTGCCCTGGCTGAGGATACCATCCAGGAGGTATTTGTAAAGCTGTGGCTCAAAAAGGAAAACATTCCGGAATGGAAGGATTTCAGGGCCTACTTTATGACGATGGTGCGTCATGAAATTATCAATACCATGCGGCAAGGCAGACGCCAGATGCTGATCCGTGACCTGGGCCCGGGCGAGGATGTTGCCGCGCCTTCCCCCCAGGAAGCATTGCTACAGCACAAAGAGGCGGCCGGCCTGATACAGACAGCGCTCAATGGCTTGTCTGCAAAACAACGCGAAGCTTTTTTACTGAGCCGTACCAATGGACTCTCACACGATCAGATTGCCGCACACATGCAGCTGTCGAAGAAAACGGTGGCCAACCTGATCACCCTCGCGCTCAACCATATACGGGATTTTCTAAACCAGCAGGGCTATCTCACGGAACTCTTACTGGTGGCTGTCTGCCTGTTTTTTGAAAAATAA
- a CDS encoding FecR family protein, translating into MNTPFAELIDAYLTDSLTPEQEAAFIAMLEDKANRDILDRIMAEKASAGAFVGEEDVARREKSLLALQERLQHLREEAVPVTNVRTLYRYRWAAAAAVLLLLTTGIYFLRPVGRKQATETGQLGVKHPDIAPGRNGAILTLSDGAVVVLDSMPDGEVANQQGTKVMLQNNALTYAPAGSSGTPALNVLSTPKGRQFRVVLPDGTAVWLNAASAITYPTVFNGSERRVEITGEAYLEVAANARQPFYVSINKQTSIQVLGTSFNVNAYTDEPVMKTTLLQGSVKVVQDGKAHLLKPGEEAIAASNSAVRVQPANIEKAVAWRKGIFDAEGEGTDAFLRQLARWYDLEIVYRGPVPEKKFHGKLGRDLQLSQVLEVLDQFNIHYQLEGKVLTIQ; encoded by the coding sequence ATGAATACGCCATTTGCTGAACTGATAGATGCCTATCTGACCGATTCACTGACTCCGGAGCAGGAGGCGGCCTTTATAGCTATGCTGGAAGATAAAGCCAACCGTGATATATTGGACCGTATCATGGCTGAAAAGGCCTCTGCCGGGGCCTTTGTGGGAGAAGAAGACGTTGCCCGCCGGGAGAAGAGCCTCCTGGCATTGCAGGAGAGATTGCAGCACCTCCGTGAGGAAGCAGTTCCGGTGACGAACGTTCGTACGCTGTACCGCTACAGGTGGGCGGCCGCCGCGGCGGTATTACTGTTGCTGACTACCGGCATTTATTTCCTGCGGCCTGTGGGCCGGAAACAGGCAACTGAAACAGGACAACTGGGCGTTAAACATCCGGACATCGCCCCCGGCAGGAATGGCGCTATCCTTACCCTTTCTGACGGTGCTGTAGTTGTATTGGACAGCATGCCTGATGGCGAAGTGGCCAACCAGCAGGGCACAAAGGTCATGCTGCAAAACAATGCCCTCACCTATGCGCCCGCCGGAAGCTCCGGCACACCTGCTTTAAATGTGCTGTCTACGCCCAAAGGGCGGCAGTTCCGCGTAGTATTGCCTGATGGTACCGCCGTATGGCTCAATGCCGCATCGGCTATTACCTACCCCACCGTATTTAACGGCAGTGAAAGAAGGGTGGAGATCACCGGAGAAGCCTACCTGGAAGTAGCTGCCAATGCCCGGCAACCGTTTTACGTCAGCATCAACAAACAGACCTCCATACAGGTATTGGGTACCAGTTTTAACGTGAACGCCTATACGGATGAACCGGTGATGAAAACCACCCTGCTGCAGGGCAGCGTGAAAGTAGTACAGGACGGAAAAGCCCATCTGCTGAAACCCGGGGAGGAAGCCATTGCCGCATCCAACTCAGCTGTCCGCGTACAGCCGGCCAACATAGAAAAAGCCGTGGCCTGGAGAAAGGGAATATTCGATGCGGAAGGCGAAGGGACCGATGCTTTTCTACGCCAGTTGGCCAGATGGTATGACCTTGAAATAGTTTACCGTGGCCCGGTACCGGAAAAGAAATTTCACGGGAAGTTAGGCAGGGACCTGCAATTGTCACAGGTGCTGGAGGTGCTTGATCAATTTAATATTCACTATCAACTCGAAGGAAAAGTACTAACGATACAGTAA